From the genome of Mustela lutreola isolate mMusLut2 chromosome 16, mMusLut2.pri, whole genome shotgun sequence, one region includes:
- the LOC131818748 gene encoding metalloproteinase inhibitor 1-like, with the protein MIPIFNLLATVYFSWVLKAPRGTPRIHEIYTPINWVDCGYGLRTRQQSLLLIAGFLRAGTVFFTRCHLVYFWYRLTREQKLGFEAAYRAGCECEIQPCLICKRDCPQPDFRECVWTQKDCDYKIWEGNHSQYSMCVPSMTGNCEWTPIQKSYQYQTPTPEDSLLTQNDIVGF; encoded by the exons GTACTCAAGGCTCCCCGGGGCACCCCAAGAATCCATGAGATCTACACACCCATCAATTGGGTGGACTGTGGTTATGGTTTGAGAACCCGCCAGCAGTCATTGTTACTTATTGCAG GCTTTCTGAGGGCAGGGACAGTGTTCTTCACAAGATGCCATCTGGTCTATTTCTGGTACCGGCTCACCAGAGAGCAGAAGCTAGGTTTCGAGGCAGCGTACAGAGCAGGATGCGAATGTGAA ATTCAGCCCTGTCTCATCTGCAAGCGTGACTGTCCTCAGCCTGACTTCAGAGAGTGTGTGTGGACACAGAAGGACTGTGACTACAAAATATGGGAAGGAAACCATTCCCAGTACTCCATGTGTGTCCCCTCCATGACTGGCAATTGCGAATGGACCCCTATCCAGAAGAGCTATCAATACCAAACCCCAACTCCAGAGGACTCTCTACTCACTCAAAATGACATAGTAGGGTTTTAG